The proteins below come from a single Eubacterium limosum genomic window:
- a CDS encoding chorismate mutase has translation MAKSIEEIRMRIDEVDTEMRALFEERLDLVYQVAEYKFTNHGEIFDPKREAEVVKKNTEKLENADYKKYYTEFIHAVMDQSKRVQQAYIDEQDTKKV, from the coding sequence ATGGCAAAATCAATTGAAGAAATCCGGATGCGTATCGACGAAGTTGACACAGAAATGCGCGCTCTTTTTGAGGAACGGCTCGATCTTGTCTACCAGGTGGCTGAATATAAATTCACAAATCATGGAGAAATATTCGATCCCAAACGGGAGGCAGAGGTCGTGAAAAAAAACACAGAAAAATTAGAAAACGCGGATTATAAAAAATATTATACAGAGTTTATTCATGCCGTTATGGACCAGAGCAAGAGGGTTCAGCAGGCATATATTGATGAACAGGATACGAAGAAGGTTTGA
- a CDS encoding pyruvate carboxylase, giving the protein MKKFNKVLIANRGEIAIRIIRACQELGIQTVAIYAQEDKMSLFRSKADEAYLITGTTGPVEAYLNMDKIISLAKKKEVDAIHPGYGFLSENPEFARRCEEEGIAFIGPTHTMMEQMGDKIQSKIVAKSVNVPTIPGVEKPITSDKEAAEFAKVAGYPIMLKAAAGGGGRGMRIVRDEKDLLKEYHSAMSEATKAFGDGTIFVEKYLEEPKHIEVQILGDAYGNVVHLFERDCSIQRRHQKIIEFTPSLSISEEQRQAICADALKLAKAVNYRNAGTIEFLVDKKGDHYFIEMNPRIQVEHTVTELVTGIDLVQSQIMIAEGYPLDSDEINIKSQEGVRSRGYAIQCRVTTEDPKNHFMPDTGRLDVYRTASGAGIRLDTGNGFTGGEITPYYDSLLMKSTSYSRTFEDTRRKALRALKEMQIEGVQTNKDFLINVLEHDMFKSGNCDTKFIDDHPELFNIQAEKSQAYDVIRYFGEMAVNETFGNKPDFDEPEIPEIPRGIELRGTKQILDEQGPDGLVKWIQSQDKLLLGDTTLRDAHQSLFATRVRSRDMIKIAKETAYLGQDIFALEMWGGATFDVAYNFLKESPWRRLDELRKRIPNILFQMLLRGANAVGYKNYPDNVLRKFIKESAEGGIDVFRIFDSLNWMEGMKVSIEEVLKTGKVCEVAMCYTGDILDPKKTKYDLDYYVRMAHEIEATGAHILAIKDMSALLKPAAAFKLIKTLKEEVKIPVRLHTHDTAGNGVAAILMATMAGVDIADAAFSSMSGLTSQPSLNSVVAALANTPRDTGMSEDDLQLISDYWETTRQVYGKFESGLKSGSAEIYKLEIPGGQYSNLKSQVESFGLGHKFKEVKQKYMEANVLLGDIVKVTPSSKVVGDMAIFMVQNGLDKDNIYDKGKDLAYPNSVVDYFKGMIGQPEGGFDPKLQEIVLKGIEPITVRPGTLLPPEDFEAIREEYRDEFGIELAEREVTSAALYPKVFKNYVKFYQDYGDFMRMDTHAFFYGLKEGETAEVEVDKGKRFIIRMVKMGQPNEEGYRPVLFEVDGFRREIYIEDKRSLFSKEKSTMLKADKNNPKEIGSGIPGTVLKVLVNESDEVEENQPLIIVEAMKMETEIVAHAAGKIKEIYVSEGQSVQSGELIITME; this is encoded by the coding sequence ATGAAAAAATTTAACAAGGTATTGATTGCTAACCGCGGCGAAATCGCCATTCGTATTATTCGTGCATGTCAGGAGCTTGGTATCCAGACAGTTGCCATCTATGCCCAGGAGGACAAGATGTCTCTGTTTCGTTCCAAGGCGGATGAGGCTTACCTGATTACCGGTACTACCGGTCCGGTCGAAGCCTACCTGAATATGGACAAGATTATCTCTCTGGCCAAGAAAAAGGAAGTGGACGCTATCCATCCAGGCTATGGATTCCTGTCCGAAAATCCAGAGTTTGCCAGACGCTGTGAAGAAGAAGGGATTGCCTTTATTGGACCAACCCACACCATGATGGAACAGATGGGCGATAAGATCCAATCTAAAATTGTGGCTAAATCCGTCAATGTGCCCACCATTCCAGGCGTAGAAAAGCCGATTACCTCAGACAAGGAGGCAGCGGAATTTGCAAAGGTGGCGGGTTATCCGATCATGCTTAAGGCTGCAGCCGGCGGCGGCGGACGCGGTATGCGTATCGTTCGCGACGAAAAGGACCTGTTAAAGGAATACCATTCGGCTATGAGTGAGGCTACCAAGGCCTTTGGCGACGGCACCATCTTTGTTGAAAAATATTTGGAAGAGCCAAAGCATATTGAAGTCCAGATTCTGGGCGACGCTTACGGCAATGTAGTCCATCTTTTTGAACGTGACTGCTCGATCCAGAGACGCCATCAGAAAATTATCGAGTTTACGCCGTCACTCAGCATCAGCGAGGAACAGCGTCAGGCCATCTGTGCCGATGCTTTGAAGCTGGCAAAGGCGGTCAATTACCGCAACGCCGGTACCATTGAGTTTTTGGTGGATAAAAAAGGCGATCATTACTTTATTGAAATGAACCCGAGAATCCAGGTAGAGCACACTGTTACCGAACTGGTCACAGGTATCGACCTGGTTCAGTCCCAGATCATGATCGCTGAGGGCTATCCACTGGATTCGGATGAGATTAACATCAAGAGCCAGGAAGGCGTCAGAAGCCGCGGCTATGCTATCCAGTGCCGTGTTACCACCGAGGACCCCAAAAACCATTTTATGCCGGATACGGGCCGTCTGGACGTTTACCGTACCGCCAGTGGTGCGGGTATCCGTCTCGATACCGGCAACGGCTTTACCGGCGGCGAGATCACTCCTTACTATGACAGCCTCTTAATGAAATCCACCTCTTATTCCAGAACCTTTGAGGATACTCGCCGCAAGGCGCTTCGTGCCCTTAAGGAAATGCAGATCGAGGGTGTTCAGACCAACAAGGACTTCCTGATCAACGTTCTGGAACACGATATGTTTAAGAGCGGCAACTGTGATACCAAATTCATTGATGATCACCCTGAGCTGTTCAATATTCAGGCAGAAAAGAGCCAGGCCTACGACGTGATCCGTTACTTTGGCGAAATGGCTGTCAATGAAACCTTTGGTAACAAACCGGATTTTGATGAACCGGAAATCCCAGAAATTCCGAGAGGCATCGAGCTTCGCGGTACCAAGCAGATTTTGGATGAACAGGGTCCGGATGGCCTGGTTAAATGGATTCAGAGCCAGGACAAGCTGCTTCTGGGCGACACCACACTGCGCGACGCGCACCAGTCTCTGTTTGCCACCCGTGTCCGCAGCCGCGATATGATCAAGATCGCCAAGGAAACCGCCTATCTTGGACAGGATATTTTTGCACTGGAAATGTGGGGCGGCGCTACCTTTGACGTAGCCTATAATTTCCTGAAGGAATCTCCATGGAGAAGACTGGACGAGCTGCGCAAGCGTATTCCAAACATCCTGTTCCAGATGCTGCTGCGCGGGGCCAACGCGGTCGGTTATAAAAACTATCCGGACAATGTACTGCGTAAGTTTATCAAAGAATCCGCCGAGGGCGGGATTGACGTCTTCCGTATTTTTGACTCCCTCAACTGGATGGAGGGGATGAAGGTTTCCATCGAGGAAGTCCTGAAAACCGGCAAGGTCTGCGAAGTCGCCATGTGCTATACCGGCGATATTCTGGACCCTAAAAAAACTAAATACGATCTGGACTATTATGTGCGCATGGCTCATGAAATTGAGGCAACCGGTGCGCACATCCTGGCCATTAAAGATATGTCTGCCCTGTTAAAACCGGCAGCAGCATTCAAGCTGATCAAAACCCTGAAGGAAGAAGTGAAGATCCCGGTTCGCCTGCACACGCACGATACTGCGGGCAACGGCGTCGCGGCCATTCTTATGGCCACCATGGCAGGTGTAGATATCGCCGATGCGGCTTTCAGCAGCATGAGCGGCCTGACCAGCCAGCCGTCCTTAAACTCTGTGGTTGCGGCTCTGGCCAATACCCCGCGTGATACGGGCATGAGCGAGGACGATCTCCAGCTGATTTCCGATTATTGGGAGACAACCCGTCAGGTTTACGGTAAGTTTGAATCTGGCTTGAAATCCGGAAGTGCGGAAATTTACAAGCTGGAAATTCCAGGCGGTCAGTATTCTAATCTGAAAAGCCAGGTCGAAAGCTTTGGTCTCGGCCATAAGTTCAAAGAAGTTAAGCAGAAATATATGGAAGCCAACGTACTGCTGGGCGATATTGTCAAGGTTACTCCTTCCTCCAAGGTGGTTGGGGATATGGCGATCTTCATGGTACAAAACGGTCTGGACAAGGATAATATCTACGATAAGGGAAAGGATCTCGCTTACCCAAATTCGGTTGTGGATTATTTCAAGGGGATGATCGGCCAGCCTGAGGGCGGTTTTGATCCGAAGCTTCAGGAAATTGTCCTGAAAGGTATTGAGCCCATCACCGTCCGCCCGGGCACACTGCTCCCGCCGGAAGATTTTGAGGCGATCCGCGAGGAATACCGCGATGAGTTTGGCATTGAGCTGGCAGAACGTGAGGTAACCAGTGCGGCCTTGTACCCCAAGGTCTTTAAGAATTATGTAAAATTCTACCAGGATTACGGTGATTTCATGCGTATGGATACACACGCTTTCTTTTATGGACTCAAGGAAGGTGAAACCGCTGAGGTTGAAGTGGATAAAGGGAAACGCTTTATTATCCGCATGGTCAAGATGGGCCAGCCCAACGAAGAAGGCTACCGCCCTGTCCTCTTTGAAGTCGATGGTTTCCGCCGTGAAATCTATATCGAAGATAAGCGAAGCCTGTTCTCCAAGGAAAAGAGCACCATGCTTAAGGCGGACAAAAACAATCCGAAGGAAATCGGCTCCGGAATTCCTGGTACAGTCTTGAAGGTATTAGTGAATGAAAGCGACGAAGTGGAAGAAAACCAGCCGCTGATCATCGTTGAAGCCATGAAGATGGAAACAGAAATTGTAGCCCATGCCGCAGGAAAAATCAAAGAAATCTATGTGTCCGAAGGACAAAGTGTCCAGTCCGGCGAATTGATTATCACAATGGAATAA